One genomic region from Jiangella sp. DSM 45060 encodes:
- a CDS encoding DUF3800 domain-containing protein — MVQSTRPVIHAYIDESGQRSSSPKSSDHFVMSAVVIDESDLPRARAFLASLRSELGRAPGQTMHWRNVKHHPERLHVAKSIGAQDWMTVSNVVVCKRALTASTQLNDDQAYLYTFRFLLERLSWLARDQGAELKYTLAHIRRFKLAKLRDYEERLRRQPDGACKIAWPALDPAGGSLDQPSRNEYLQLADSVASATALAFEKDRFGNTEQRYLQELAPLLYRRGSAPLTSYGLKLHPYNDMTKAAYPWVAAL, encoded by the coding sequence GTGGTCCAGTCGACGCGGCCCGTGATACACGCGTATATCGACGAGTCCGGGCAGCGTTCGAGCAGTCCGAAGTCGAGCGATCACTTCGTGATGTCCGCCGTCGTCATTGACGAGAGTGACTTGCCGCGCGCGAGGGCCTTCCTGGCGTCTCTGCGGTCGGAGCTCGGCCGTGCGCCGGGCCAGACCATGCACTGGAGGAACGTTAAGCACCACCCCGAGCGCCTGCATGTCGCGAAGTCCATCGGAGCGCAGGACTGGATGACCGTCTCCAACGTGGTGGTCTGCAAGCGCGCACTGACGGCGTCGACCCAGTTGAACGACGACCAGGCGTACCTGTACACGTTCCGCTTCCTCCTCGAGCGCCTGTCGTGGCTGGCTCGCGACCAGGGTGCCGAGCTGAAGTACACCCTCGCTCACATCCGGCGCTTCAAGCTCGCCAAGCTGCGCGATTACGAGGAGCGGCTGCGCCGTCAACCCGACGGGGCCTGCAAGATCGCCTGGCCGGCGCTCGACCCGGCGGGCGGTTCGCTCGATCAGCCGAGTCGGAACGAGTACCTGCAGCTCGCGGACAGCGTCGCATCTGCAACGGCCCTGGCGTTCGAGAAGGACCGGTTCGGGAACACTGAGCAGCGCTACCTCCAGGAACTCGCACCGCTGCTGTATCGCCGGGGCTCTGCGCCGCTCACGTCGTACGGCCTCAAGTTGCACCCGTACAACGACATGACGAAGGCCGCCTACCCGTGGGTGGCGGCCCTCTGA
- a CDS encoding DUF2637 domain-containing protein: protein MSIETLNAGTVAAHANDAASDRLVAHPSGRVPRSGSEPTVGEYRTRERAQRARVRGFGATAPSRRLIAMIAATVVALAIGAFTLSFDALRELATVAGLNRSIAWLWPLIVDGFILLATAAAVALRDRGPRVTWYPWATLIVFAAISVAGNALHASGHANRAAVSVTVASIVSAVPAVALLLASHLLVVLLSPPPPPASWSDGSDSARRAAPSSNTTARGRVSRAVAAADRAMASAPVQVTSEAHGRARTGTPRRAAVEPELGAWLAAERAAGRSVTGNDVARFLNVSPATGRRRLAALRAMQLDEDAQEQRPDHVKTDEGVRAERS, encoded by the coding sequence ATGAGCATCGAGACGCTGAACGCAGGGACGGTCGCCGCGCACGCAAACGATGCGGCGAGCGATCGACTTGTCGCTCACCCGAGCGGTCGCGTGCCGCGCAGTGGCTCCGAGCCCACCGTGGGGGAGTACCGGACGCGTGAGCGAGCGCAACGCGCACGCGTGCGCGGATTCGGCGCAACTGCGCCATCGAGACGGCTGATCGCGATGATCGCCGCAACGGTAGTGGCGCTCGCCATCGGTGCGTTCACGCTCAGCTTCGACGCATTGCGCGAGCTCGCCACGGTCGCCGGCCTCAACCGCTCGATCGCCTGGCTGTGGCCGTTGATCGTCGACGGCTTCATCCTCCTCGCGACAGCGGCGGCGGTGGCCCTGCGCGACCGCGGCCCGCGCGTCACCTGGTACCCCTGGGCCACGTTGATCGTCTTCGCTGCGATCAGCGTGGCGGGCAACGCGCTGCACGCCAGCGGCCATGCGAATCGAGCAGCGGTCAGCGTCACGGTGGCCAGCATCGTGAGCGCGGTGCCGGCGGTGGCCTTGCTGCTCGCCAGCCACCTTCTCGTGGTTCTGCTTTCACCGCCCCCGCCGCCCGCAAGCTGGTCGGATGGCTCGGACTCAGCAAGGAGAGCAGCACCGAGCTCCAACACCACTGCGCGGGGCAGAGTGAGCCGCGCAGTGGCTGCGGCCGATCGTGCAATGGCAAGCGCGCCCGTCCAGGTGACCTCCGAAGCACACGGACGAGCGCGAACCGGGACGCCGAGACGGGCCGCCGTCGAACCGGAACTCGGCGCGTGGCTCGCCGCCGAGCGGGCCGCTGGCCGTAGTGTGACCGGCAACGACGTCGCTCGATTCCTGAACGTCTCGCCAGCCACCGGGCGGCGGCGACTCGCCGCCCTCCGCGCCATGCAGTTGGACGAGGATGCGCAGGAGCAACGACCTGACCACGTAAAGACGGACGAAGGTGTACGCGCTGAGCGATCCTGA